In one window of Tenacibaculum mesophilum DNA:
- a CDS encoding penicillin acylase family protein gives MKLLKKSLKIVLLLLVLLSVGIWLFTKTLHPTYKGELELNSISDKVTVYYDEVGVPHINAQNQLDAYTALGYVHAQDRLWQMELIRRISAGRLAEVFGKDLVRVDKFFSGLGIEEAAEKTIQELDKNSETYKLTEAYLNGVNQFIEEGATPLEFYLVGLDKENYTIKDVYNVFGYMAFSFAIAHKTDPLLTEVKEKLGESYVNELLNSFDKNLTLNKTTNKGTIKAEMSIAVSKIVDQLPVAPFIGSNSWVIAPPKAKNGKVILANDPHIAFSQPSVWYQNHIKTPDFEIYGFNLALMPFPLLGHNKEYAYGLTMLANDDLNFYIEENNPENSMEYKTPNGYQKYELWDKRIKVKGGKDTTYQVKVSKHGPIMNGLIEHVTDERPIAMNWIYTQLPNQLLEASHKMSHANSLQDFKTGTAKIHAPGLNVMYGDKKGNVGWFASAKLYQLRDSLSSKTYLNGASGKDEIVEYLDFKDNPQAENPSWNYVYSANNQPDSVRGKLYPGYYQPEDRAKRIVQLLESKNDFTKEDVAEMIYDVTSPVVPEIGRELLASVDKSSLSPSAKKAYSVLEKWDGEYLKTNVAPTIYNRFLYEFLTATYKDELGDSFQLFIDTQLQDQVLAQQAKREQSVWWDNILTINKVETRNEIITIAFQKSITFLQNQLGENVDNWTWNRVISVEYEHAIGKAGGLLRKFFNVGPFETIGGNEVINNQIFKLDSTGVYKIHGGPSTRRVIDFSDVENSIAILPTGQSGNVFSPYYKDQAQKYVDGEFVKMSLNETAIKKSANKLVFLPK, from the coding sequence ATGAAGTTATTAAAAAAGTCTTTAAAAATTGTTTTACTACTTTTAGTGTTATTAAGTGTTGGAATTTGGCTATTTACAAAAACTCTGCATCCAACTTATAAAGGAGAGTTAGAACTTAACTCAATTTCAGATAAAGTTACAGTGTATTATGATGAGGTTGGAGTACCGCATATCAACGCGCAAAATCAACTAGATGCTTATACTGCTTTAGGATATGTACATGCACAAGATAGATTGTGGCAAATGGAGCTTATCAGAAGAATTTCAGCTGGAAGATTAGCAGAAGTTTTTGGAAAAGATTTGGTAAGAGTCGATAAATTTTTCTCTGGATTAGGAATTGAAGAAGCTGCTGAAAAAACAATTCAAGAATTAGATAAAAATTCAGAAACGTATAAATTAACGGAAGCATATTTAAATGGGGTTAATCAGTTCATAGAAGAAGGAGCAACGCCCTTAGAATTTTATTTAGTAGGATTGGATAAAGAAAATTATACAATTAAAGATGTGTATAATGTTTTTGGTTATATGGCATTTAGTTTTGCAATTGCCCATAAAACTGATCCGTTGTTAACTGAAGTAAAAGAAAAGTTAGGTGAGTCTTATGTAAATGAGTTGTTGAATTCTTTCGATAAAAATTTAACACTGAATAAGACAACTAATAAAGGTACAATTAAAGCAGAGATGTCTATAGCGGTAAGCAAGATTGTAGATCAGTTGCCAGTTGCACCTTTTATAGGAAGTAACTCTTGGGTAATTGCACCACCTAAAGCCAAAAACGGTAAGGTAATTTTAGCGAACGATCCACATATCGCATTTTCTCAACCATCTGTTTGGTATCAAAATCATATAAAAACTCCAGACTTTGAAATCTACGGATTTAATCTGGCTTTGATGCCATTTCCGTTGTTAGGACACAATAAAGAGTATGCTTACGGATTAACAATGTTAGCAAATGACGATTTGAACTTTTATATAGAAGAAAACAATCCAGAAAATTCAATGGAGTACAAAACACCTAATGGATACCAGAAATATGAGTTATGGGACAAACGTATAAAGGTTAAAGGAGGAAAAGATACTACATATCAAGTGAAAGTTAGTAAACATGGCCCGATTATGAACGGATTAATAGAGCATGTAACAGATGAAAGACCAATTGCAATGAACTGGATTTATACGCAACTGCCTAATCAATTATTAGAAGCATCACATAAAATGTCGCATGCAAATTCGTTACAAGACTTTAAAACAGGAACCGCCAAAATTCATGCACCAGGATTAAATGTAATGTATGGAGATAAGAAAGGGAATGTAGGTTGGTTTGCATCGGCTAAATTATATCAATTAAGAGATAGTTTGTCTTCTAAAACGTACTTAAACGGAGCTTCTGGTAAGGATGAAATTGTAGAATATTTAGATTTTAAAGATAATCCGCAAGCGGAAAATCCTAGTTGGAATTATGTGTATTCAGCAAATAATCAACCTGATTCTGTGAGAGGTAAGTTATATCCGGGATATTACCAACCAGAAGATAGAGCAAAACGAATTGTTCAGTTATTAGAATCTAAAAACGATTTTACGAAAGAGGATGTAGCTGAAATGATTTATGATGTAACCTCACCTGTAGTTCCAGAAATTGGGAGAGAATTGTTAGCAAGTGTAGATAAGTCGTCACTATCTCCTTCAGCTAAAAAAGCATATTCAGTGTTAGAAAAGTGGGATGGAGAGTATTTAAAAACCAACGTAGCTCCGACTATTTATAATCGATTTTTGTATGAATTTTTAACTGCTACTTATAAAGATGAGTTAGGAGATAGCTTTCAGTTGTTTATTGATACGCAATTACAAGATCAAGTATTAGCACAACAAGCTAAAAGAGAGCAATCGGTTTGGTGGGATAATATTTTAACAATAAATAAAGTTGAAACTAGAAATGAAATAATTACCATAGCTTTTCAAAAATCCATCACATTTTTACAAAATCAATTAGGAGAGAATGTAGATAATTGGACGTGGAATCGCGTAATTTCAGTGGAATACGAACACGCTATTGGTAAAGCGGGAGGTTTGTTGCGTAAGTTTTTCAATGTAGGTCCGTTTGAAACTATTGGAGGAAATGAGGTGATTAACAACCAGATTTTTAAATTGGATAGTACAGGGGTATATAAAATCCATGGAGGACCTTCAACACGTAGAGTCATTGATTTTTCTGATGTAGAGAATAGCATTGCGATTTTACCTACAGGACAATCAGGAAATGTGTTTAGTCCATATTACAAAGACCAAGCACAAAAATATGTAGATGGTGAGTTTGTAAAAATGAGCCTTAATGAGACAGCTATAAAGAAGAGCGCAAATAAGTTGGTGTTTTTACCGAAGTAA